Sequence from the Panicum virgatum strain AP13 chromosome 5N, P.virgatum_v5, whole genome shotgun sequence genome:
CCGTGCACCTCCGCcgctcgtcgtcctcgtcgccggGCGGCACCGTGGCGATCGCGGTGGACGGCGGCTCCGGGGTGGACCTGGCCCGGGTGGGGCTCGCGCTGGGGCTGGACCCGGCCTCCGTCCGCCCCAACGGCTACTTCCTCAGCCGCGGCCCCGGCCACGTCTGCTCCGCCGTCACGTGGCGCGCGCTCCTCAACTTCTTCGCCGCGCGCGGGCTGCCCaccggcgccgacgccgccgcgcccgtcgcCGTGGACGGCAAGCCAGCCGCGCCGCCTGCCCCGCCCTCAGGTGCGTTcaggctcaggcctccccctcGTTTAGGAACTGTTAATCCTTGATTGATACGATTGCTAACTGGTAGAGGAGTACGGAGCAATGTCTCTGGATTACTGGATGTTACAATGTGCGGTCGGGGTTCCGGGATCAAGTGGGGATGATCGACGCCTGTGAAGTTTTGTTTTGTAGTATTCAGGATCGTGCAGATTCTATGCCTGGTTGGTTTCTCATGTGATCTTATCAGCTTCAACGTTCATTAATACCAACGGGGTTAACGAAATTGCTGCTACTTAGATTGTGAatgattagtttttttttcaaaaaaaaaagattttgaaTGATCGAATACCACCAAAGTTTCTAAATTACTGGACTACTCTGATTCTGCACGTTGATTCGTTAAACATATTCATGAACGTGTGAACAGTGGACATTATGGCGTATATTACACTTGTGGAAGATCATTTCAGATACTCACATAGTCGTTTGGTCTGCGAAATTGAATTTTTCAGATCCTATAACTCTTGTGTCCTCAAAGCGAAAATCTGGACTCGAGGTAGAAAGGCGTTCCAAGAGGACCAAGCCTCAAGAGAACAGATCAAGAGGTGATGATGTACTTGGTGAAGAAATCGTCCTTGGTTTGAAGAGAAGACTCAGATTGGA
This genomic interval carries:
- the LOC120674177 gene encoding uncharacterized protein LOC120674177 is translated as MGSPLRTVHLRRSSSSSPGGTVAIAVDGGSGVDLARVGLALGLDPASVRPNGYFLSRGPGHVCSAVTWRALLNFFAARGLPTGADAAAPVAVDGKPAAPPAPPSDPITLVSSKRKSGLEVERRSKRTKPQENRSRGDDVLGEEIVLGLKRRLRLDDTIPAKKIKQEAHGSDTQQPVKFSCSFVNANGKRAREEEMIASLSCKRVR